The segment ACGCGGCGAGCGGGCCAGCATGCGCTCCATCGAGGCCAGCAGGGCCTCGGGCTCGAACTGCACCGGGGTGCTGGTGGGCATGATCCAGGCGCCGTGCTCGGCATGGTCGAACTCGCGGTAGGACAGGCCGAAGGTATCGCCGGTGAACCAGCCCTGGCTGCGCGCGTCCCAGAGGCAGTGATGGTGGCGGGCATGGCCGGGGGTGTCGGCCACCAGCAGCTCGCGACCGGCCAGCGAGACGATCTGGCCGTCCGTGCTGGTGTCCACGCGCTCGGCCGGCACGCCCAGCAGCTGGCCGTAGGAGCGCTGCATCTCGGCCTCGCCATAGACGGCCAGGGCGCCCTGGTAGAGCGCTGTCGGGTCGATCAGGTGGCGGGCGCCACGCGGGTGCACCAGCAGCCGGGCCCGGGGCAGGGACTGCATCAGCAGGCCCACGCCGCCGGCATGGTCCAGATGCACATGGGTGGGGATCACCCAGTCCACGGCGTCAGGACTGAGTCCCAGGGCCTCAAGCGCGCCCAGCAGGCGGGGCACGGCATGGTTGGTGCCGGTGTCGATGAAGGCGGCGCGGCCGGCTTCCACGAGCAGGTAGGCGGCATCGAAATGATCGCGCTGAAAACCGGTGTCGACGGCGTACACGCCATCGCCCAGGTCCTGCAGATACGGGCTCATGAGGCTTGTCTCCCTCCTTAGAATGCCCCAACCATAGCCGAAGAAGAGAGGGCCCCGCCATGGCGGTTCGAGAGATCCTGAAGATGGGCGACCCGCGCCTGCTGCGTGTGGCCCAGCCGGTGCGCGAGTTCGGCACCCCGGCCCTGCGCGAGCTGGTGGCCGATATGCTGGACACCATGAAGGCCGCCAACGGCGCCGGCCTGGCCGCGCCCCAGATCGGCGTGGATCTGCAGCTGGTGATCTTCGGCTTCGAGCGCAATGAGCGCTATCCGGAGGCACCGCCCGTGCACATGACGGTGCTGATCAACCCGGAGATCACGCCGCAGTCCGAGCTGCTGGAAGAGGGCTGGGAGGGCTGTCTCTCGGTGCCTGGCCTGCGCGGCGTGGTGCCCCGCCATGCCAGCATCCGCTACCGCGGCTTCGATCTGGAGGGCCGGCCCATCGATCGTCTCGCCGAGGGCTTCCATGCCCGCGTGGTGCAGCACGAGTGCGACCACCTGATGGGCCAGCTCTATCCCATGCGGGTGCGCGACTTCAGCCGTTTCGGCTTCACCTCGGTGCTCTTCCCCGAGCTCGATCCCGGCTCCGACGACTGAGCCCGGGCCCGCCCGGCCCGAAATACTTTGTAAGCCCGTCCTCCGAGTCTGGCGGCTGCGCGTTGAAGTGCCAGCCCGAGGAGATCTTCGCGATGACGTGCGCCGCACCGTTTCTGCCCGCCAGCTCAGGCCCGCGCCGATCTGGCGGGCGGCTTGCGCTGGCCCTGGGCTGGCTGCTGTGCCTGCTGCTGGCTTCGCTCGCGGGATGGGCCCAGGCGCAGGCGAGCGCCGATGATCCGCCCGCACGCGCCGGCCGGGTGGCGGGCCTGGACGGTCAGGCCTGGTGGCTGGTGCCCGAATCGGGCCAGTGGCAGCTCCTGCTGCTGAACCAGACCCTGGGCCCCGGCGAGCGCCTGCGCAGCGCGCCCCAGGCGCGGTTGAGTCTGCGCATAGGCTCCACCAGCCTCTGGCTGGACGGGGACAGCGAGCTGCTGCTGCGCCGCCTGGATGACGAGGCCGTGGAGCTGCAGCTGCTGCGCGGTGGCCTGGCCCTGCGCCTGCGTCAGCGCGAGTTGCTTGACGAGTTCCGTGTCTTCACGCGCGAGGGCGATGTCACGGCCGAGCGCGAAGGCCTGTACCGGGTGGAGCAACTGGCGCGGGCCGGCGGCAGCCGCGTCCAGAGCTGGGAGGGGCGGCTGCGCTTCGAGTGGCGCGAGCGCGAGGCGGGCGACCCCGTCTGGCTGTCCAGCGGCGAGCAGGCCGAGCTCTGGTGGAGCGGCGGACCGCGCGCCGAGCGCCAGGCCCTGCAGCGCGAGGGGTTCGGCGACTGGGTGCTGGCGCAAAGCCGCGCCGAGGGGCCCTACCAGGCCTGGAACCATGTGTCGCCCGAGATGACCGGCGCCGAGGTGCTCGATGCCTACGGTCAATGGGAACAGCATCCCGAGCACGGCGTGCTCTGGGTGCCCAGCGCCGTGGCCCCGGACTGGGAGCCCTACCGCCAGGGCCGCTGGCTCTGGTCGGCGCGCTGGGGCTGGACCTGGGTGGATGCTGCGCCCTGGGGCTTTGCGCCCTTCCATTACGGCCGCTGGCTGCGCTGGGGCGGGCGCTGGTGCTGGGCGCCGGGCGCCTATGCGGGCCGGCCCGTCTATGCCCCGGCCCTGGTGGGCTGGGGTGCCGGGCGTGCGCCGGTCTGGAACCGTCACCAGCCGCCGCCGCCGGGCTGGCAGGCCCTGGGGCCGCGCCAGCCCTATGTGCCGCACTACCGTCACAGCCCCGGCTATGGCCAGCGCCTGAATGACCCGCCGGTCACGGTGCGCCCGCCGTCGCCGCGCTGGGAGCCGCCGCGCGCACCGGAACTGCCCCGGCCCGACTGGCGTTTCGGGGAGCGTCGGGAGGGACGCCAGGACGGACACCAAGAAGGGCGCCAGGATGTGACGCCACGCTGGCCGCGCCCCGAGCGACCCGCCCAGTGGGAGCGTGACCGGGAGCGGCCGGCCTGGGGCGAGCGCGGCGCCGCGCCGGCCCCTGCGCCGCGACCCGAAACGCCGCGCAGCGAGATGCCGCGGCGCTGGGAGCCCTCACCGGGCTGGCAGCCGCCCCAAGCTCAGCCCCAGCCCCAGCCCCAGCCCCAGCGTCCGGAGCGCAGCGAGCCGCCGGGGCGCGCAGATCGCCCTGGCGCGGAGCCCGCGCGGGGCGAGGGGCCGCAGCGCCGCCATGGCTGGAGCGATCGCCAGCGTGTCCAGCCCTGAGCGCCTCAGAGCAGGGGCTTGAGCCCCTGCCAGACCTGCTCCAGCATCAGCGGATGGGCCTTGGCCAGGGGGTGGATGCGGTCGGGCTGGAACCAGTCCATGGCATCCGGCCGGTCGGCCACGCCCTGCAGCAGGAAGGGCGTGAGAGCGGTCTTCTCGGCCCGGGCCACCTCGGCAAACAGGCCAGCGAAATCGCGCGCATAGGCGCTGCCGTAGTTGGGCGGCACCTGCATGCCCACCAGCTGCACGCGGGCGCCGGCGGCCTTGGCCGCACGCACCATGCTCAGCAGGTTCTCGCGCGTGCTGGCCAGGGGCAGGCCGCGCAGGGCGTCGTTGCCACCCAGTTCGATCAGCACATGGCTGGGGTTGTGCTGGCTGAGCAGCGCGGCCAGGCGGGCGCGGCCGCCGGCCGTGGTGTCGCCGCTGATGCTGGCATTGATCACCTCGTAGGCCGGCTTGTGCCCCTGCAGGCGCTGCTGCAGCAGGGCCACCCAGCCGCTGCCGCGGGCAATGCCATACTCGGCCGAGAGGCTGTCGCCCACCACCAGCACGCGGCGCGGCTTGGCGGTCTGAGTCTGCGCCTGCGCGGCGGCAAGACCCGACACCCACGGCCCCAGGGCCAGCAGGCTACAGTCGCGCATCCACCGACGTCGATTCATCTTCACCTTCACAGAGTTCGTCGCAGTCATGTCCCAAGCCATCATCGAAGTCCAGGGCGTCCACAAGCAGGTGCAGGACGCCAGCGGGCAGCTCACGATTCTGCATGACATCTCCTTCGCGCTGCCGGCGCGGGAATCGGCGGCCATCGTGGGCGCCTCGGGCTCGGGCAAGAGCACCCTGCTGGGCATCCTGGCGGGCCTGGATACGCCCAGCGGCGGCACGGTCCGTCTGGCGGGGCAAGACCTCTTTGCGCTGGACGAGGACCAGCGCGCCGCGCTGCGCGCGCGCCATGTGGGCTTTGTGTTCCAGAGTTTCCAGCTGCTGGCCAATCTCACGGCGCTGGAGAACGTGATGCTGCCCCTGGAGCTGCGCGGCGAGCGCGATGCGCGTGCCCAGGCCACGCGCATGCTGGAGCGCGTGGGTCTGGGCCAGCGCCTCTCGCACTACCCGCGCGTGCTCTCGGGCGGCGAGCAGCAGCGCGTGGCCCTGGCGCGGGCCTTTGTGCTGCGGCCCGAGGTGCTGCTGGCCGACGAGCCCACCGGCAGCCTGGACTTCGCCACCGGCCAGGCGGTGATGGAGCTGATGTTCGAGCTCAACCGTGAGGCGGGCACCACCCTGGTGCTGGTCACGCATGACCCGGCGATTGCGGCGCGCTGCCAGCGCCAGCTGCACATCGACGCGGGCCGACTGCTCTCCTTCAGCGAGGCTGCGCGCGCCGCCTGAGCCGGCGCCAGCGCTCGCCGCGGATGAGGGCCCACCAGCCCAGATAGACCAGCACATAGGCCAGGGCCCCCAGCAGCAGGCCGGCCAGGGGCAGGCCCATCAGCAGGGGCGGGCCCAGATTGGAGATCCAGGCCATCAGGGCCGTGCCCCAGCTCAGCGGGGCGCTCCAGTCGATCTCCAGCATCTCCGGCGTAGCCACCGGGCCAGCATGGCCCGAGGCCAGGCGGCCCAGGGCGATGGCCAGGCTCCAGATGGGCACCAGGGTGAAGGGATTGGTGAGCCAGGTGGCGGCCACGGCGGCCGCCACATTGGCGCGGCAGGCGATGGCCACGAGGGCTGCCAGCACCATCTGGGTGGGCAGGGGAATCACGCCCACCGCCAGGCCCACGGCCACACCCAGGGCCACGCGACGCCGGTGCGCCACCCAGAGCCAGGGCCGCGGCGCCAGATAGCGCCCCAGCCAGCGCAGGCCCTGGGTCTGTGCCAGGGTGTCGGGGTGGGGCAGGATGCGGCGGGCGAAGCGGGTGGCGGGCATGGGGCGCGAGGGCGGATGCAAAAAAACCCGCGGCGCCCCAGGTGGGGCGGATCGCGGGTTTGTGTCAGCTCAGGGCGCGGCTCAGTTGGCGAACTTGTAGTCCGTCTTGGCCTTGCTCTTGAGCTCCTGCTGGAAGGCGGCCAGCTTCTGCTGACCCAGGCGCTGCAGGATCTGCGGCTTGACGTCCTCGAAGGCGGGGAACTGGGCTTCGCGGGTGTCTTCCAGCTTGATGATGTGGAAGCCGAACTGGCTCTTCACCGGCTCCTGGGTGTATTCGCCCTTCTTCAGCTCGGTCATGGCCTTGCTGAACTCGGGCACGAAGTTGCCGGGGTTGGCGAAGTCCAGATCACCACCGTTGGCAGCGGAGCCGGGGTCCTTGGAGTTCTTGCTGGCCAGGTCCTCGAACTTGGCGCCGCCCTTGAGCTGGGCGATCAGGGCCTTGGCCTCTTCTTCCTTCTCCACCAGGATGTGGCGGGCGCGGTACTCGGTGCCGCTGTTCTGGGCCTTGAACTTGTCGTACTCGGCCTGGGCGTCGGCGTCGGTGACCGGGTTCTTCTTGGCGTAGTCGGCGAAGAGCTCGCGGATCATGATGGACTGGCTGGCCAGCTCCATCTGGGCCTTGTAGTCGGCGCTCTGCGGGATGCCGCGCTTGGCGGCTTCCTGCATGAAGATCTCGCGCAGCACGACCTCGTCACGCACCTGGGCTTCCAGTTCCGGCGAGCGCGGCTGGCCGTTCTTGGTCACCTGGCCGACCAGCAGCTCCACCCGGGCCTTGGGCACGGGCTTGCCATTGACGATGGCCACGTTTTGCGCACTGGCCGTCACGGGCAGGAACGCAGCGGACAGGGCCGCGACGGAGGCGGCGAGCACAAACTTCTTCATGGAAATATGAGCGGCTATGAGATGAAAAATGCGCCATCTGGCGCGTTGTGGAGGCGCGCGGTCAGCGCTCCTCCGGTGTGCGGGCGTCGATCGCCATCGCATGGATGCCCCGCTTCATCAGCTCGGCGAGGGCATCATATACGAGGCGATGGCGGGCCACCCGTGGGAGATTCCTGAAGCGCTCGCTGACGATGAGCGCGTGGTAATGCCCGCCTTCGCGGGCGCCGGCATGGCCGGCGTGCAGGGCGCTGTCATCGCGCAGCACCAGCTCGCTGGGCGCCAGGGCGGCGCGCAGGCGCGCCTCGATCTCGGCAAGCAGGCTCATGAGGAAGAGGAGTCCTGCTTATTGCCCTCGTCGCTCAGGTACTTGCTCATATAGAGACCCTGGGCGAGGGTGAAGATCAGCATCAGGCCCGTGGTGCCGAAGACCTTGAAGTTGGCCCAGGTCGATGTGCTGTAGTGGTAGGCCACATAGAGATTGAGCACGCCCATGGCGGCGAAGAAGGCCACCCAGGCCCAGTTGAGCCGGCGCCACACCGGGGCGGGCAGCTGCAGGTCCTTGCCCAGCATGGCCTGCAGCAGGTTCTTGTTGAAGAAGCTCTGGCTGCCGAAAAAGACCAGGGCCATGGCCCAGTACAGGCCGGTGGGCTTCCACTTGATGAAGGTCTCGCTGTGGAACCAGATGGTGGCCCCGCCCAGCACCACCACCAGGGCCAGGCTGATCCAGAGCATCAGGTCGATCTTCTTGCCGCGCAGCTTGAGCAGCAGGGCCTGCAGCAGGGTGGCCGCCATCACCACCAGGGTGGCCAGCAGCACCGGCGCCTCCTGCGGGCCGACCTGGCCGCCGGAGACCAGAAAGCCGAAATGCTGGGTGGCGAAGGCCGCGGCCGCATCGGCCTGACCTTCCGCGTATTTGAAAGTGCCGAAGAACAGGATCAGCGGCAGGAAATCGAGGAGCAGCTTCATTTGGGTGCGAAGTCTATCGCGGCGGAATTGATGCAGAAGCGCTCGCCCGTGGGCTCGGGGCCGTCCGGGAAGACATGGCCCAGGTGGGAGCCGCAGTTGTTGCAGCGCACTTCCACGCGCACCATGCCGTGGCTGCGGTCCACCACGCGCTCGATCACCTCGGCATTGACCGGCTCCCAGTAGCTGGGCCAGCCGCAGCCGGCGTCGAACTTGGTGCCGGATTCAAACAGCGGCGTGCCGCAGCCCACGCAGTTGTAGCGGCCGCTGTCCCAATGGTCCCAGTACTTGCCGGTGAAAGCGCGCTCGGTGGCGGCGTGGCGGGTCACCTGGTACTGCATGGGGTCCAGCTCCTGGCGCCATTGCTCGTCGCTTTTCTGGACCGGGTAGTCGTGGGGGGTCTTGGAGTCGCTCATGATGAACAGGACACGCTGAGGTCTTGAGCCCAGTCGGGCGGGAAGTCGGCATCGGCCGGGGTGGCCGGGTCGTCGAAGGGCCGGCCGAGCACGCCCAGCAGGCGCTGCA is part of the Shinella sp. XGS7 genome and harbors:
- a CDS encoding peptidylprolyl isomerase; the protein is MKKFVLAASVAALSAAFLPVTASAQNVAIVNGKPVPKARVELLVGQVTKNGQPRSPELEAQVRDEVVLREIFMQEAAKRGIPQSADYKAQMELASQSIMIRELFADYAKKNPVTDADAQAEYDKFKAQNSGTEYRARHILVEKEEEAKALIAQLKGGAKFEDLASKNSKDPGSAANGGDLDFANPGNFVPEFSKAMTELKKGEYTQEPVKSQFGFHIIKLEDTREAQFPAFEDVKPQILQRLGQQKLAAFQQELKSKAKTDYKFAN
- a CDS encoding MBL fold metallo-hydrolase codes for the protein MSPYLQDLGDGVYAVDTGFQRDHFDAAYLLVEAGRAAFIDTGTNHAVPRLLGALEALGLSPDAVDWVIPTHVHLDHAGGVGLLMQSLPRARLLVHPRGARHLIDPTALYQGALAVYGEAEMQRSYGQLLGVPAERVDTSTDGQIVSLAGRELLVADTPGHARHHHCLWDARSQGWFTGDTFGLSYREFDHAEHGAWIMPTSTPVQFEPEALLASMERMLARSPRQMFLTHYGRVGGSVAEVQRLAALLRTQIAEMVAIARASQGQAERHKALKSGLEALYLRELDRHGCALPPERQRSLLAMDVELNAQGLGVWLDKQAG
- a CDS encoding septation protein A encodes the protein MKLLLDFLPLILFFGTFKYAEGQADAAAAFATQHFGFLVSGGQVGPQEAPVLLATLVVMAATLLQALLLKLRGKKIDLMLWISLALVVVLGGATIWFHSETFIKWKPTGLYWAMALVFFGSQSFFNKNLLQAMLGKDLQLPAPVWRRLNWAWVAFFAAMGVLNLYVAYHYSTSTWANFKVFGTTGLMLIFTLAQGLYMSKYLSDEGNKQDSSSS
- the msrB gene encoding peptide-methionine (R)-S-oxide reductase MsrB, encoding MSDSKTPHDYPVQKSDEQWRQELDPMQYQVTRHAATERAFTGKYWDHWDSGRYNCVGCGTPLFESGTKFDAGCGWPSYWEPVNAEVIERVVDRSHGMVRVEVRCNNCGSHLGHVFPDGPEPTGERFCINSAAIDFAPK
- a CDS encoding ABC transporter ATP-binding protein, with the translated sequence MSQAIIEVQGVHKQVQDASGQLTILHDISFALPARESAAIVGASGSGKSTLLGILAGLDTPSGGTVRLAGQDLFALDEDQRAALRARHVGFVFQSFQLLANLTALENVMLPLELRGERDARAQATRMLERVGLGQRLSHYPRVLSGGEQQRVALARAFVLRPEVLLADEPTGSLDFATGQAVMELMFELNREAGTTLVLVTHDPAIAARCQRQLHIDAGRLLSFSEAARAA
- the def gene encoding peptide deformylase translates to MAVREILKMGDPRLLRVAQPVREFGTPALRELVADMLDTMKAANGAGLAAPQIGVDLQLVIFGFERNERYPEAPPVHMTVLINPEITPQSELLEEGWEGCLSVPGLRGVVPRHASIRYRGFDLEGRPIDRLAEGFHARVVQHECDHLMGQLYPMRVRDFSRFGFTSVLFPELDPGSDD
- a CDS encoding BolA family transcriptional regulator, whose translation is MSLLAEIEARLRAALAPSELVLRDDSALHAGHAGAREGGHYHALIVSERFRNLPRVARHRLVYDALAELMKRGIHAMAIDARTPEER
- a CDS encoding DUF6600 domain-containing protein; the protein is MTCAAPFLPASSGPRRSGGRLALALGWLLCLLLASLAGWAQAQASADDPPARAGRVAGLDGQAWWLVPESGQWQLLLLNQTLGPGERLRSAPQARLSLRIGSTSLWLDGDSELLLRRLDDEAVELQLLRGGLALRLRQRELLDEFRVFTREGDVTAEREGLYRVEQLARAGGSRVQSWEGRLRFEWREREAGDPVWLSSGEQAELWWSGGPRAERQALQREGFGDWVLAQSRAEGPYQAWNHVSPEMTGAEVLDAYGQWEQHPEHGVLWVPSAVAPDWEPYRQGRWLWSARWGWTWVDAAPWGFAPFHYGRWLRWGGRWCWAPGAYAGRPVYAPALVGWGAGRAPVWNRHQPPPPGWQALGPRQPYVPHYRHSPGYGQRLNDPPVTVRPPSPRWEPPRAPELPRPDWRFGERREGRQDGHQEGRQDVTPRWPRPERPAQWERDRERPAWGERGAAPAPAPRPETPRSEMPRRWEPSPGWQPPQAQPQPQPQPQRPERSEPPGRADRPGAEPARGEGPQRRHGWSDRQRVQP
- a CDS encoding arylesterase, with the translated sequence MNRRRWMRDCSLLALGPWVSGLAAAQAQTQTAKPRRVLVVGDSLSAEYGIARGSGWVALLQQRLQGHKPAYEVINASISGDTTAGGRARLAALLSQHNPSHVLIELGGNDALRGLPLASTRENLLSMVRAAKAAGARVQLVGMQVPPNYGSAYARDFAGLFAEVARAEKTALTPFLLQGVADRPDAMDWFQPDRIHPLAKAHPLMLEQVWQGLKPLL
- a CDS encoding DUF2062 domain-containing protein; its protein translation is MPATRFARRILPHPDTLAQTQGLRWLGRYLAPRPWLWVAHRRRVALGVAVGLAVGVIPLPTQMVLAALVAIACRANVAAAVAATWLTNPFTLVPIWSLAIALGRLASGHAGPVATPEMLEIDWSAPLSWGTALMAWISNLGPPLLMGLPLAGLLLGALAYVLVYLGWWALIRGERWRRLRRRAQPR